Below is a genomic region from Gemmatimonadota bacterium.
CGCGTGCCGCAAGGGCGCCGGAGATCGTATGTCCTCGGGAGTGCTCCATCGGCGCCATCTCAGTTCCAGGAGGGGCTCGGAAAGTCGGGGAGCCGCGACGTCCGCGGGAGGCCGGAACCGCCACCCGCGCCGGAGTGGAGAATAGAAACGCCTCGGACCCGCGTCAAAGGGCCTCCGGGGCCGCCTCCAGGAGCACTTCCCGCACGAGCTCGGGGGCGGCCGCATGGCTCCACCCGATCCCCGGATCCACCGTCCCGAGGTCGCGAAGGAGAACGTATCGCGCCACTCCCTCCCGCACCTTCTTGTCTCGAGAGACGAGGGCGAGAAGGCGCTCCGTGTCCACGGCCTCCGCCGGATCTCCCGAGAGTCCGATCCGTCCCACCGCCGCCGCGATCTCATCCGCGACGCCGGCGCGCGTCACCCCCATCCGCTCCCCCAGCCTCGCTTCCAGGACCATCCCGATCGCGACAGCGTTTCCGTGGGGAAGCCGGTACTGCGATGCCGTTTCAAGCGCGTGGCCCAGGGTGTGTCCGAAATTCAGGATCTGGCGAAGCCCCACCTCCTTCTCGTCCCGGCTCACGACGCTCGCCTTGAGCTCCACCGATCGGGTCACGACAGCGGCCGTCGCCAGGGGCGCACCCCCGAGGAGCGCGTCGGCTTCCTCGACGATGCTCCGAAAATATTCCGCGTCCAGGATTGCCCCATGTTTGAGGGCCTCTGCGAGCCCCTGACTCCGTTCCGCGCGCGGCAGCGTCGAGGTGAGGTTGGTGTCCGCGAGGACGAAGCGCGGCGGATGAAAAGCGCCCACGAGATTTTTCCCGGAAGGGAGGTCCACGCCCGTCTTCCCGCCGACCGAGGCATCCGCCATCGCCACGAGCGAGGTGGGGATCTGCACAACCGGGATTCCCCGCATGTAGGTCGCCGCCACGAAGCCGGCGAGATCTCCGGCCACCCCGCCTCCGAGGGCGATCACACAACCGTCGCGCCCGACGCCGGCCGCCACGAGCTCGTCCGTGAGCCTCTCCCACTCGGCGCGCGTCTTCCGCTCTTCTCCCGCGGGAAAGGTGTGAACCGAGAGTGCGACGCCGTCCGCGGTGAGGAGGGAGACGACACGGTCCCCATGGATCGAATGGACGCGCGCATCCGCGATCAGGGCGTACCGGTGTACATGTGCGTGGCGACGGAGAAGGAGGGGGAGATCTTCGAGGACGCCAGGCCCGACCACGACCGGATATCCAGCCTCCTTACCCGCTTCCACGCCGACCTCCCAGCGGGGACCCATGCCGGTCACGCCCCCCACTCCTTCGCCGCGGCCGCCATCCCGGCGAGAGCTTTCCCCGTTCGGGGATCCCTGAGATCGCCCGCCACTTCAGCGAGAAGATCCCGGACGAAGGGACGCCCTTCCCAGCGGGGGTGCGGAAGGGTCAGGGAGGGGGTCTCCAGAACGAGTCCGCCGAAAAAGATGATGTCCACGTCCAGGGTGCGCGGCCCGAAGCGAACGCCCCGGACCCTCCCTGCGGACAGCTCGGCTTCCCGCGCCCAGGCGAGAAGCGCGAATGGATCCGGAGCGCCATGGCCGCGCAACGCGAGATTCAGGAAGTGCGGCTGGGTCACCGGACCCCAAGGTGCCGTCTCGATGGTCCGGGAGATGGCGTCCACGACGATCCGGTCGCCCAGGTAAGCCAGACCGAGTCGCAGGTACCCGGCGCGGTCGCCCTGATTGGATCCCAGGGAAAGGATGAACGGGACGGACTCCATCCCTCCGGCGCTGGGCTCGAGGATCACTCGCTCAGGACCGCCTCATGTGCTTTTTCGGCACGCCCTTTTTCGGCACGTCCTCGTCTGGCACGCCCTCGTCCGGTGCTCGTCCATATCGGTCCCGGACCCGGACTACGTCGTCGAGCTCCGGCGTGCTCACTTCCAAGATCGTGCAGTCGGAAATCGCCTCCATGCGATGTAGCGTTCCCGGAACGATGCGGAACGACTCCCCGACCATCCAGGCGACGGGCCCCAACGTGTTGATCCCGCTTCCAACCTGAAGCCGCACCTCTCCTTCCAAGAGGAAGAGAGTTTCGTCCTTTTCTTCGTGGAGCTGGAGCGAGAGGGCTTCACCGGCACGAACGTGAAGGAGTTTTCCCGCGTAGTCGTCGGTGTGCGCCCAGATGAGCTCGTACCCCCAGGGTTTCTCCACCCGCCGAGGGGCGCGGCTCACCGCATGCGTGTCTCCGCGCGCCGCATCCACGACAGACTCGGGTGTCCCGAGTTGCCCTCCATCCCTTCGCCCCGGTGTCATCGAGAACAAGCTACCCCCTCGCGTCTTTTGCCTCCAGCCCCCGCCGCGTCGAGTTCGGCCGACTCGAGGCGGGCGTCTCATCGAGTTTTCAGCTCCAACCGCCGGAGATCTGCCCGGCGGGACAGGCCTGCCCGGGGCTCAGATTCGGGTTGTTGTCGAGCTCGCGGAGGACGATGGGAAAGGCGATGTCGTCTCCACCCGCAATCCCAGCCCCCTTCACGGGGGGAAAGAGATTGATGGTGACGGCCGGATCGCGCCGGAGGCGGCGTGACGTCGCCTGACGGTCTCCGGTGAGCCAGAGCTCCCGGGCACGTTCGTCCGCGACCCGCTTCACGTCCGCCGTCAGATCGCCGGTAAGCACGAGGGGCTGAAGGGCACTTTGCGGCGAGGGCGGCGCGACTCCCCACCGGAGTGTCGCCCGGAGTGAATAGTCCGATCGCAGATCGTTCAGGAGTCCTTCCGCGGCCCCCGTATTTCCCTGCCGAACCAGAACCTCCGCGCGGATCAACTGGGCTTCGACGCCCGAGGCCATCAAGATCTCCGCTTCGGGCCGGCTGTACAGCGTCTGCAGAAGCACGGGAATGGACCCGTGGAGCGTGGTGAATCCGGGCGGACGATTTCGGATCAGATTGAGACCGATGAACTGCCCGAGGTGCTCCCACGCCTCGTTTCCGCGGATCGAAGAGCTCCCGTCTCCCACCGTCCAACGGAGCCCCTCCGTGTCCCCGTACGTGAGCGTATAGACCTGGTTGTACTGGTCCGGGTTGCGATTGGAATACTCGGAGAGAAAGGCGAACGAGCGGGGGACCAGCACGGCGAGTGCCGCAGCCTCCGCGTAGTTGCCGAGCCAGAGGTGCGCGCGCGCCTGCCCCACGATCGCCGCATGCCGGATGTCCGCGAGCCCGGCGGCCGCCGCGAGTGTCTGGGCCTCCGCGAGAAAGGTGATGGCCTCGTGAACGCGGGCATCCGGCATGACGGGAGCGGTCTCGGGAAAAACGCCGGTGAGAATGCTCCAGCAGAAGAGCTCGGCGAGCCAGAGCCGCGTGTATCCGCCATACAGCGTGCCGAGCGCGATTCCCTCCTCCATCTGGTCCAACACTTCCTCGAAAGCGGGATCGGCGAGGCGGGCCTCTAGAATGACGACTGTCGTGTCGGCCTGGAACCGCGCCGCGTGAAGGGGCGTGTAGAGCTCGTCCGTAACCGAGGCGTTGCTCGACAGAATTCGACGCCGGTCCACGTCGAAACGATCCGGGAAGGTTCCTCCGAGGATCATCTCGTCCGTCAGAAGGGCGGCGTACCGGGCCACGTTGTCCGCCGAGGCGTTGTAGCTCCCCACCATCCCGTTCACGAGCGTGGGAACCCCGGCGGGTCCCGCCGCGTCCAGGTCCCCCGGGACGATGACCCCGGACGTCTCCACATCCAGGATTCCCTCGCACCCGCAGATTCCCACCAACGAAGCCGCGAGCAGGACGAGCCCTCGCCGCGAACCGCACCCCCTCTCCCATACCCTGGTCATCTAGGCTGCTCCCCTGGTCCGGGAATTCGGCTCAAAAGGTGATGGAGACCCACCCGGAAACCCGTCGCGCCGGGGGAAGCGTCAAAAAATCCACGCGGAGGTCCTGCCTCCCCCCGGCTCCGTTGACCTCGGGATCCATCCCCGAATAGTCCGTAAAGAGGGCGAGATTTTCCCCGGCGAGAGTAAAGCTTCCCCGCGTGGCGCCAATGTGTGCCAACCATGCGCCCGGAATCTCGATTCGGGCCGAGACGGTCCGGAGCCGCGCGAAGCTCGCGTCTTCGATCCAGGGTCCGAACTCCACGTCGCTCGCCGCCTGGGCCTTGATCCGCGCCGCGTCCGTCCGCTCGCCCTCGGTGTCCTCCTCGAAGATGGCGTCACACGTCCCCCCGTACGTGCCGCCCCCGAGGAGCCCGCAGCGGAACTCCTCGGTGCTGTTGAGCTGTTGATGCCCGCCCGCAAAGCCCAGCTCCGCGAAGAGGGTCACCCAGTCGAACAGGGTGAGGGAAGTGGAAAGGGATCCGTCGTACTCCGGCGTGGGATGTCCCAAGAACACCGGCTCATCCGTGGAATGGACCTCCCCGTCTCCGCCGATGGAGTAGCTCCGGGAGAAGTAGGCGCCAAAGGGATACCCTTCGGTGTGCCGCTGCGACCGGCTATCCACACCGAAATGGATCGGTTCGTCGAGCCGCGTGATCTCGCCGTCGTTGGTGCCCAGAGTCAACTGCCAATCCCAGCGGGCTCCCGGCACGTCGAGGGCCGACGCGTATGCGCCAATCTCGACTCCACGATTGCGGATCTCTCCGATGTTGGTCGAGACCGGGGCTGGAAATCCCGAAGATGGGGGAACGTCCCGCTGCACGATCGCATCTTTTGTGATCTGGTGGTAAAAGGTGAAGTCCACGCCGAGCCGCCCTCCCAACACGGAAGCCTCCCAACCCAGCTCCACCTCGGTACCGGTCTCGGGTTCGAGATCGGGATTTCCCTGATCAACGAAGACGACGCCGGCCACGTCTTCGCCCCGAAAGGTCGTGCGCTGAAGCGCGAGGAGCTGAAGAGAGGCGAGTGTCCCGGGCTGCTTGGCCGACTGACCCCAGGCGCCCCGAAACCGGAAGGATTCGACGAGGTCGCGCGGAAACCAGTCCTCCTCGCTGATCACGTAAGAGGCCATGATTCGCGGATAGACCTTGCGCCCCAGATTCATCCCAAAGGCGCTGCTTTCATCCACGCGGACCGCCGGCGTCACGAAGAGTCGGTCGCGCCAGGCAATCTGCTCCTGGATGTAGAGGCCGAGGATCCGGTTCTCGGCCACGCCTTCCGTCCCTTCGGTCCGAAGAGCGTTCGCCACTGTCGTCGGCCCGGCCGGAAAGATGCGGCCGAGGGAGCCGGCGACCTCGGTTCGGGTCCGGAAGAACTGGGCCCCCACGGTGGTCGTGGAGCGGAGCTCCGGCGTCAGGTCGAAGGTTCCGGCGACGTACCCTTCGAGGCTGAAGTTCCGGTTGACCAGGTTGTTGATGCTCCGGGCCCCGAGGGAGAGGTCTCCGAAGACGAG
It encodes:
- the aroB gene encoding 3-dehydroquinate synthase, with the translated sequence MGPRWEVGVEAGKEAGYPVVVGPGVLEDLPLLLRRHAHVHRYALIADARVHSIHGDRVVSLLTADGVALSVHTFPAGEERKTRAEWERLTDELVAAGVGRDGCVIALGGGVAGDLAGFVAATYMRGIPVVQIPTSLVAMADASVGGKTGVDLPSGKNLVGAFHPPRFVLADTNLTSTLPRAERSQGLAEALKHGAILDAEYFRSIVEEADALLGGAPLATAAVVTRSVELKASVVSRDEKEVGLRQILNFGHTLGHALETASQYRLPHGNAVAIGMVLEARLGERMGVTRAGVADEIAAAVGRIGLSGDPAEAVDTERLLALVSRDKKVREGVARYVLLRDLGTVDPGIGWSHAAAPELVREVLLEAAPEAL
- the folK gene encoding 2-amino-4-hydroxy-6-hydroxymethyldihydropteridine diphosphokinase, translated to MESVPFILSLGSNQGDRAGYLRLGLAYLGDRIVVDAISRTIETAPWGPVTQPHFLNLALRGHGAPDPFALLAWAREAELSAGRVRGVRFGPRTLDVDIIFFGGLVLETPSLTLPHPRWEGRPFVRDLLAEVAGDLRDPRTGKALAGMAAAAKEWGA